GTATAGACTCGACCACGCGCAGCCGGCGCGCGAGAGAGGCGACGACCAATGTTCGAAATCGGAGTATTCCACAACGGGGCGAGCGACCTGCCTGTAGTGCGGACAGCCAACGGGGTGGTGGTCAACGACGGTTCGCTTGTCGACGTCCATGCGAGTGCACAACGCACGTTGATCAACCAGATCCGCCAGGGCATCCTCGCCGACCAGCTCGGCTACAACTACTTCTTCATGACCGAGCATCACTTTCAGCCCGAGGGCGCTGAATACAGCCCCAACCCGCTGCTGGCCGAGACCGCGATCGCCGCGCGCACCCGGCGTATCCGCTTCGGCCAAGCCGCCAACATCATCACCTGGTGGCATCCGATCCGGATCGCCGAGCAGGCGGCGATGCTCGATGTGATCAGCGGTGGCCGGCTGGAATTCGGAATCGGCCGCGGCTACCAGCCGCGCGAGGCCGAGGTCTTTGGCTGGCCGTTCGCGACCATCCAGGACCAGGAGCGCAACCGCGCCTACTACCAGGAGGCCTACGACCTCATCATCAAGTGCTGGACGCAGGACTCGTTCCATCACGCGGGCCAGTTCTTCACCATCCCGCCCGTCTTCACCCGTTGGAACCATCGCCAGACCATCGCGTACTTCTCGACGGAAAAGGCGGGGCGGCGGCTCGACGAAGTGCTCAAGATTGGCGGCCCCGATCCCTACGGCGGCCCCAACCCGGTGCTCCAGAGCTCGACCGTGCTCAAGGAGCTCCAGGTCTTCCCGCAGCCGC
This region of Candidatus Binataceae bacterium genomic DNA includes:
- a CDS encoding LLM class flavin-dependent oxidoreductase; the protein is MFEIGVFHNGASDLPVVRTANGVVVNDGSLVDVHASAQRTLINQIRQGILADQLGYNYFFMTEHHFQPEGAEYSPNPLLAETAIAARTRRIRFGQAANIITWWHPIRIAEQAAMLDVISGGRLEFGIGRGYQPREAEVFGWPFATIQDQERNRAYYQEAYDLIIKCWTQDSFHHAGQFFTIPPVFTRWNHRQTIAYFSTEKAGRRLDEVLKIGGPDPYGGPNPVLQSSTVLKELQVFPQPLQKPYPQLWEPLTTERSIRWAAQRGVNGYFIVEPNSRLRKNIEMYYEEAEKNGWPDRAGRGKFKFGWDAERRRGIVTGRYIHLAIPGKDRAKELARFKSALELQWDYYGPFGFAAVLAEADEPMYDLNKKVDADMMMRKEIALFGTPAEVAEAIMRIKQSCGYEDFMFQAWFEVGGFSGEEIEEQMQYFAEEVMPLVARACGGQVKNPDLGQDLSPRVKVG